A portion of the Anoxybacillus gonensis genome contains these proteins:
- the veg gene encoding biofilm formation stimulator Veg, whose product MGKTLSEIKKVLDSNLGKRLTLKANGGRRKTIERCGVLAQTYPSVFVVELDQEENAFERVSYSYADVLTETVQLTFFDDEQVAMSSSHS is encoded by the coding sequence ATGGGAAAAACATTGTCGGAAATTAAAAAAGTGTTGGATTCGAATCTCGGTAAAAGATTGACGTTGAAAGCGAACGGTGGGCGTCGAAAGACAATCGAGCGTTGCGGCGTGTTGGCCCAAACATATCCGTCCGTATTTGTCGTTGAACTCGATCAAGAAGAAAACGCTTTTGAACGTGTATCATATAGTTATGCAGACGTATTGACAGAGACGGTGCAGCTTACATTTTTCGATGACGAACAAGTAGCGATGAGCAGCTCACATTCATGA
- the ispE gene encoding 4-(cytidine 5'-diphospho)-2-C-methyl-D-erythritol kinase produces MRLLVKAPAKINLSLDVLHKRPDGYHEVKMVMTTIDLADRVELADLYCDKIQIISHNRFVPDDERNLAYQAAKLLKEKFGVRRGVAISITKCIPVAAGLAGGSSDAAATLRGLNKLWGLGLSLDELAEIGAEIGSDVPFCVYGGTAVATGRGEKIEHIPAPPPSWVILAKPTIGVSTADVYRNLNLQSVDHPNVDGMVAAIKEKNYEKICALAGNVLESVTLNMHPEVAQIKEQMKRFGADVSLMSGSGPTVFGLVQHDSRLQRVYNGLRGFCEHVYAVRLIGERHEQ; encoded by the coding sequence TTGAGGTTGTTAGTGAAAGCACCAGCGAAAATTAATTTATCTCTTGATGTCTTACATAAGCGTCCGGACGGTTATCATGAAGTCAAAATGGTGATGACGACAATTGACTTAGCTGACCGTGTAGAGTTAGCGGATTTATATTGTGATAAGATTCAAATTATCTCCCACAATCGTTTTGTGCCGGATGATGAACGAAATTTAGCGTATCAAGCTGCAAAATTGTTAAAAGAAAAGTTTGGCGTTCGTCGCGGCGTAGCCATTTCTATTACGAAATGCATCCCTGTTGCAGCAGGTCTTGCGGGTGGGAGTAGCGATGCAGCTGCAACGTTGCGCGGATTAAATAAACTTTGGGGGTTAGGTTTAAGTTTAGATGAGCTTGCCGAAATTGGCGCAGAGATCGGTTCGGACGTTCCGTTTTGTGTATATGGGGGAACGGCGGTTGCAACAGGACGTGGGGAAAAAATTGAACATATTCCTGCCCCTCCGCCAAGTTGGGTCATTTTAGCTAAGCCCACAATCGGGGTATCAACAGCGGATGTGTATCGCAATTTAAATTTACAATCCGTTGATCATCCGAATGTAGATGGAATGGTTGCGGCCATTAAAGAGAAAAATTACGAAAAAATTTGTGCACTTGCGGGGAACGTACTAGAAAGTGTCACATTAAACATGCATCCGGAAGTAGCTCAAATTAAAGAACAAATGAAGCGTTTTGGAGCAGATGTATCGTTAATGAGTGGCAGTGGTCCAACCGTATTCGGCCTTGTTCAACACGATTCACGTTTGCAACGTGTATATAACGGGTTGCGGGGCTTTTGTGAACACGTATATGCTGTTCGATTAATCGGGGAAAGGCACGAACAATAA